A single Bacillus sp. HMF5848 DNA region contains:
- a CDS encoding CrcB family protein, translating into MIKDFQLVLLVGAGGGLGMAIRLGIEQWFSSTHFPIGTLFANVSGCFLIAIFASLFDHTGLRLFLTTGMCGGLTTMSTFSAGVTSLMKVSMITAVFYVTISVAGGFLAVIIGDSLGDKINNQRKVQG; encoded by the coding sequence ATGATAAAAGACTTTCAGTTGGTCCTGCTTGTTGGTGCAGGTGGGGGATTAGGCATGGCAATCCGACTAGGTATTGAGCAGTGGTTTTCAAGTACTCATTTTCCAATCGGCACGTTATTTGCAAATGTTAGCGGGTGCTTTCTAATCGCTATATTTGCTAGCCTATTTGACCACACAGGTCTCCGTTTGTTTTTAACGACGGGGATGTGTGGTGGATTAACTACGATGTCAACGTTCTCAGCAGGTGTAACAAGCTTAATGAAAGTATCCATGATTACTGCTGTGTTTTATGTCACAATATCTGTTGCAGGGGGCTTTCTTGCTGTTATAATTGGAGACTCATTAGGAGACAAAATAAATAACCAGAGGAAGGTACAAGGATGA
- a CDS encoding CrcB family protein yields MIWAIAGGSIGAMARYITSMILAKYMRPSIGLTATVLVNCTGSALLALILTIDANLSNYISVFLIGICGGFTTFSTFSLESLQYFKIRNYRALLLYISSTLVGSILSFVIAYQMF; encoded by the coding sequence ATGATTTGGGCGATCGCTGGAGGAAGCATTGGAGCAATGGCTCGTTATATAACATCTATGATTTTGGCGAAATATATGCGTCCAAGTATAGGTTTAACAGCAACTGTGCTAGTCAATTGTACAGGCTCAGCTTTGTTAGCCCTCATCTTAACAATTGATGCAAATTTAAGCAACTATATCAGTGTTTTTTTAATAGGCATATGCGGTGGATTTACCACTTTTTCAACGTTTAGTTTGGAATCCCTTCAATATTTTAAAATAAGAAATTATAGAGCGTTGTTATTGTATATTAGTAGTACGTTAGTAGGAAGTATTCTCAGTTTTGTTATAGCTTATCAAATGTTCTGA
- a CDS encoding EAL domain-containing protein translates to MLASSSDSLKDILFDIVLTYIDDLVFVMKVESDESFTYLYMNEKAYKKAGVSTEAIGKCMKDVLSIKVANDLETYYKEVLCNKKSIRFIDTSKSETGQSQYEESILTPVISNTGKVTHIVSVTRDITDKIIEKRKLEESEQRYKSLYDHNLDAIFSFDKSGIFQGFNPPFSHITGYKTGMLKLSIYEFISEEDYNKINNLMTDIFNGKSAETVCRALHKSGHKIYLHLKAVPIVVKGNVQGAYGIARDITEQLSKEEMIRFMAYHDQVTGLRNRISLKDYLHNAVEEAKRFNSQVAVIYFDLDRFKKVNDTMGHYAGDELLQQVARRLELIENEKLALFRLSGDEFIAIVTDSSLDEIKLCAEKILACFRSPFFLKRSVEYYITASLGISLYPSDGEEPQILINNADTAMYRVKDCGRAHYQFYSLEMYKASKREVQLEAALRKAIENKEFTLYYQPRINMITNTVTSYEALLRWSSHQLGFISPADFIPLAEDSGLIIPIGEWVINEACRQLKECLQKKSNAKPIAVNLSAKQFQQDNLVDMIESMVRKYNVPPELLEVEITETVLHNTERTLLTLERLAAFGVTISIDDFGTGYSSLSYLRKFPIHSLKIDRSFIKGITTNEKDAAITTTIIHLGNSLGLEVIAEGVETKQQVDFLLKNHCIKAQGFYYSKPKPFKK, encoded by the coding sequence ATGTTAGCTAGTTCATCGGATTCGTTAAAAGATATTCTATTTGATATTGTCTTGACATATATTGACGACCTTGTTTTTGTGATGAAAGTGGAATCGGATGAATCATTTACATATTTATATATGAATGAAAAAGCTTATAAAAAAGCAGGGGTTTCCACTGAAGCAATTGGTAAATGTATGAAAGATGTTTTGTCAATTAAAGTAGCAAATGATCTAGAAACGTATTATAAAGAAGTATTATGTAATAAAAAATCAATACGCTTTATAGATACGTCAAAGAGTGAAACGGGCCAAAGTCAATATGAGGAGTCTATATTAACTCCTGTTATAAGTAATACAGGAAAAGTAACACATATCGTCAGTGTAACCCGAGACATAACTGATAAGATAATAGAAAAACGAAAGCTTGAAGAGAGTGAACAGCGATATAAGTCTTTGTATGACCATAATTTGGACGCAATTTTTTCTTTTGATAAATCAGGCATATTTCAAGGTTTTAATCCACCATTCTCTCATATAACGGGCTACAAAACTGGTATGCTGAAGTTGTCAATTTATGAATTTATAAGCGAAGAAGACTATAACAAGATAAATAATTTAATGACTGATATTTTTAATGGTAAAAGCGCAGAGACTGTTTGTAGAGCCCTCCACAAAAGTGGCCACAAAATTTATCTACACCTTAAAGCAGTACCTATTGTTGTTAAGGGTAATGTACAGGGTGCATATGGTATTGCTAGAGATATTACAGAACAACTAAGTAAAGAAGAAATGATAAGATTTATGGCTTATCATGATCAAGTTACAGGACTGAGAAATAGAATTTCATTGAAAGACTATTTACATAATGCCGTCGAAGAAGCGAAGCGATTTAATTCTCAAGTGGCAGTAATATATTTTGATCTAGACAGATTTAAAAAGGTTAACGATACAATGGGGCATTACGCAGGAGATGAGTTGTTACAGCAGGTAGCGAGGCGATTAGAGTTAATAGAAAACGAAAAACTTGCTCTTTTTAGATTGAGTGGTGATGAGTTTATTGCTATTGTGACAGATAGTTCATTAGACGAGATTAAGTTATGTGCAGAAAAAATCCTAGCTTGCTTTCGTTCACCATTTTTCTTGAAAAGATCTGTTGAGTACTATATTACAGCTAGCTTAGGCATCAGCTTGTATCCATCTGATGGAGAAGAGCCTCAAATTTTGATTAACAATGCTGATACAGCCATGTATCGTGTGAAGGATTGTGGTAGGGCACATTATCAGTTTTATAGTTTGGAGATGTATAAAGCTTCTAAAAGAGAAGTTCAACTAGAAGCAGCATTGCGCAAGGCGATAGAAAATAAGGAATTTACTCTTTATTATCAGCCGCGAATAAATATGATAACAAATACTGTTACAAGCTATGAAGCTTTACTTCGTTGGAGTAGCCATCAGTTAGGTTTTATTTCACCAGCTGATTTTATACCACTTGCTGAAGATAGTGGACTTATTATCCCAATAGGTGAGTGGGTTATTAATGAAGCATGTCGCCAGCTTAAAGAATGTTTGCAGAAAAAGAGCAATGCAAAGCCTATCGCCGTTAATTTGTCCGCAAAGCAATTTCAACAAGATAACTTAGTTGACATGATCGAAAGCATGGTACGAAAGTACAATGTACCACCTGAACTATTAGAAGTAGAAATTACGGAGACAGTTTTACATAATACAGAGAGAACTTTACTTACCTTAGAGAGATTAGCTGCATTCGGAGTGACAATTTCAATAGATGATTTTGGAACAGGATATTCATCATTAAGTTATTTGCGAAAGTTTCCTATTCATTCGTTAAAAATAGATCGCTCTTTTATAAAAGGGATTACAACAAATGAAAAAGATGCTGCAATCACTACAACGATTATTCATCTAGGAAATAGCTTAGGTTTAGAAGTGATAGCAGAGGGTGTTGAGACAAAACAACAGGTAGATTTTTTGTTGAAAAATCATTGTATTAAAGCACAAGGATTTTATTACAGTAAACCAAAGCCCTTTAAAAAATAG
- a CDS encoding metallophosphoesterase, which yields MIKLAKKLLVSFFLLFSLYVYARFIEPSWLQINEYSIQHPLIQEGFKNLTIVQFSDTHLGHYYNIADLQHIINKINSFQPDIVFFTGDLIDQPNVYTDANLIPEVLKQLNAPLGKFAVYGNHDHGGYGTEIYEQVLEDSNFTLLVNETRSITLLDGSTFNIVGIDDAMFKREDFTLATSKLNTNSYSILLAHEPDVFEVAVNYSIDLQLSGHSHGGQIQIPFVGPLITPPQATTYYEGFYELKSAKLYVNRGLGTTRLPYRFLARPEITVFHFEPQ from the coding sequence GTGATTAAATTAGCAAAAAAATTGCTTGTGTCGTTTTTTCTTTTATTCTCTCTTTATGTGTATGCCCGTTTCATTGAACCTTCTTGGCTGCAAATCAATGAATATAGCATTCAACACCCCTTAATTCAAGAAGGGTTTAAAAACCTTACTATTGTCCAATTTAGTGACACACATCTTGGCCATTATTACAATATAGCCGACTTACAACACATTATTAATAAAATTAACAGTTTTCAACCCGATATAGTTTTTTTCACGGGAGATTTGATTGATCAACCCAATGTTTATACAGACGCAAATTTAATACCAGAAGTTCTTAAACAGCTAAATGCTCCTTTAGGCAAATTTGCCGTATATGGCAATCATGATCATGGTGGATACGGAACAGAGATTTACGAACAAGTTTTAGAGGATTCTAATTTTACACTACTTGTTAACGAAACAAGATCCATTACATTACTTGATGGGAGCACTTTTAATATCGTGGGAATTGACGACGCTATGTTTAAAAGAGAAGACTTTACTTTAGCAACATCAAAGCTCAACACCAATTCGTATTCTATATTACTCGCGCACGAACCTGATGTCTTTGAAGTTGCTGTTAATTATTCTATCGATTTACAATTATCTGGACATAGTCACGGTGGTCAAATCCAAATTCCTTTTGTTGGACCACTAATAACACCACCACAAGCAACCACATATTATGAGGGCTTTTATGAGCTTAAATCAGCAAAACTATACGTAAACAGAGGGCTTGGTACTACTAGACTTCCTTACCGATTCCTGGCACGCCCAGAAATCACTGTCTTTCACTTCGAACCGCAATGA
- a CDS encoding DoxX family protein gives MIVKWLRENNIAAGLMVVFRLYLGYAWLTAGWNKIVGGFDASGYLKGAVGKATGDHPAVQGWWASFLEGFAIPNVGLFNFLVPWGEFLVGIALILGIFTTFSALMGIVMNFAFMFSGTTSTNPQLTLLTIFILVAGANAGKFGLDYYVLPYIRKIFKKDTSNSAVTNKI, from the coding sequence ATGATCGTTAAATGGTTAAGAGAAAACAATATAGCGGCTGGGCTTATGGTTGTTTTTAGATTATATTTAGGCTATGCATGGTTAACGGCAGGTTGGAACAAAATTGTCGGTGGGTTTGATGCAAGTGGCTATTTAAAAGGTGCTGTTGGCAAAGCAACAGGGGATCATCCTGCTGTGCAGGGCTGGTGGGCTAGCTTCTTAGAAGGGTTCGCTATTCCAAACGTTGGATTATTCAACTTCCTCGTACCTTGGGGTGAATTTTTAGTAGGTATAGCTCTAATTCTAGGTATTTTCACAACATTCTCAGCACTGATGGGTATAGTCATGAATTTTGCTTTCATGTTTTCTGGTACAACAAGCACTAATCCACAGTTAACATTACTTACAATTTTCATACTAGTTGCAGGTGCTAACGCTGGAAAATTCGGCTTAGATTATTACGTACTACCTTATATCCGTAAAATCTTTAAAAAAGACACTTCTAATTCCGCTGTTACAAATAAAATATGA
- a CDS encoding ATP-binding protein yields the protein MSQNGDHSDVYNKIRVSQLASIGQIAAGIAHEVRNPLTTVKGFLQLVKETNEDNYLDIALQELDTALLTMNNMLQVSKADQKTESYTTINMCSELESVLALFQNEIYRVTIHTYFYDKQIKVLGQRNALKKAFFNLIKNAFEAIPDKGSITISHEKQEDLLLITIQDTGVGIPKDKLNILGTPFFTTKDNGTGMGLTQVFSTLHNHGARVDVHSDLSQGTTFKIYFPIREQNTLGVNQLTDLSYENNQTFFDFISSNTEIFDKTIKDRTKSLLERVEDSPFNEDQLFEAAHTILSHLEADAEHELITIAKNFGEAWGKSDLPSIISLDWFHSLREVYSDFLYNFFRLQEQFDIEQIISLTKKTNYYLDLFVRHYHFSYTNYKNSVLISQREMIEELSVPIIPLANSIGILPIVGTMDTFRAKRLQEKTLREIETAKFQKIIIDLSGVAYMDTAVVSHLFRIIEGFKLLGCETIVTGIRSEIANTMIELGIILSDKVQIKADLQQSLQELNIIGNTI from the coding sequence TTGTCACAAAATGGGGATCACAGTGATGTATATAATAAAATACGTGTCAGTCAACTTGCTTCAATTGGACAAATTGCCGCTGGTATTGCGCATGAAGTACGGAATCCTTTAACGACTGTCAAAGGCTTTTTGCAGTTAGTAAAAGAAACGAACGAAGATAACTACTTAGATATTGCATTACAAGAGCTTGACACCGCTCTTTTGACAATGAATAACATGCTTCAAGTATCTAAAGCCGATCAAAAAACGGAATCCTATACAACTATAAATATGTGCAGTGAACTTGAATCAGTTCTAGCTCTCTTTCAAAACGAGATTTATCGTGTCACCATACATACATATTTTTATGATAAACAGATAAAAGTTTTGGGTCAACGCAATGCGTTGAAGAAAGCATTCTTTAATTTAATTAAAAATGCTTTTGAAGCCATACCTGATAAAGGCAGCATTACTATATCCCACGAAAAACAAGAAGATTTGCTATTAATTACTATTCAAGATACTGGTGTAGGCATTCCTAAAGACAAGCTTAATATACTAGGAACTCCTTTTTTTACAACAAAGGATAATGGCACTGGTATGGGACTAACACAGGTGTTTTCAACTTTACATAATCACGGTGCGCGTGTTGATGTACATAGCGATCTTTCTCAAGGTACAACTTTCAAAATATATTTTCCAATACGAGAACAAAACACACTAGGGGTGAACCAATTGACTGATTTAAGTTACGAAAACAATCAAACCTTTTTTGATTTTATCTCGTCTAATACAGAAATCTTCGACAAAACTATTAAAGATAGAACAAAATCGCTACTTGAAAGAGTAGAAGACTCTCCTTTTAATGAAGATCAATTATTTGAAGCAGCACATACCATTTTGTCGCACTTAGAAGCTGATGCTGAGCATGAATTAATTACTATCGCTAAAAACTTCGGTGAAGCTTGGGGTAAAAGTGATTTACCGTCGATTATTAGTCTAGATTGGTTTCATAGTTTACGAGAAGTATATTCTGATTTCCTATATAATTTCTTTCGTTTACAAGAGCAATTTGATATTGAGCAGATTATCTCCCTAACCAAAAAAACGAATTACTATTTGGACTTATTTGTGCGTCACTACCATTTCAGCTACACAAATTACAAAAACTCTGTCTTAATATCTCAAAGAGAAATGATAGAAGAGCTTTCTGTTCCTATTATTCCCCTAGCCAATTCAATTGGCATTTTACCAATTGTTGGGACTATGGACACTTTTCGTGCAAAAAGACTTCAAGAAAAAACATTACGAGAAATTGAAACCGCAAAGTTTCAAAAAATAATTATTGATTTATCTGGCGTAGCGTATATGGACACTGCAGTTGTTTCTCACCTTTTTAGAATCATTGAAGGGTTTAAATTGTTAGGATGCGAAACCATTGTAACTGGTATTCGCTCTGAAATAGCTAACACCATGATTGAGCTAGGTATTATTTTAAGTGACAAAGTACAGATAAAGGCTGATTTACAGCAGTCCCTACAGGAACTTAATATAATCGGGAATACAATATAA
- a CDS encoding ATP-binding protein: MYNVQINREDDILIALSTARKLIKMHQLYFTKVDEQKILVSISELTRNILAHSRSNGLFTCEFISSPNNGIKITVTDNGVGIPNIDAILAGQINKNSSGLGLGLLGVKRLMDSFNIQTKNKGGTRIIVTKWGSQ, encoded by the coding sequence ATGTACAATGTTCAAATCAATCGAGAAGATGATATCTTAATAGCTTTATCTACAGCTAGAAAACTAATTAAGATGCACCAGCTTTACTTTACAAAAGTTGACGAACAAAAAATTCTCGTATCTATATCCGAGTTAACCCGTAATATCCTAGCTCATTCTAGAAGCAACGGACTATTTACTTGTGAATTTATTTCTTCGCCTAATAATGGTATTAAGATTACAGTAACTGACAATGGGGTCGGTATACCGAATATTGACGCGATTTTAGCTGGCCAAATCAATAAGAATTCATCGGGGTTAGGTCTTGGTTTATTAGGTGTAAAGCGTTTGATGGACTCGTTTAATATTCAAACAAAAAACAAAGGAGGGACAAGAATCATTGTCACAAAATGGGGATCACAGTGA
- a CDS encoding EAL domain-containing protein, producing the protein MDPLEILSNIHMLTPYYQAVFSSDEHRVVGYELLAYFKGDQQDLPIGSLFFDSSVPEEYRIEIDDTVLEMALSDMIKVDGNLILFINRNPNLLMQGQGESTLQLLKKYEIKGLRLTNIVIEISMDDFSGDVEQLSHLLQYYKTYGLKIAVDDIGRKTSNLQTVGRLSPNIIRIDLQKLRLQTQLDTYEDVLYSFSLLARRVGATILYEDIEASYQLHYAWRNGGRYYQGYYLHKPTRQLVEVDILKERLREECHQFIVFEKNRIKALYELRDLLNERTQAVVSKIKKDLPINDWLLEIAKELQDISFRLYVCNEDGFQLSANVEKYDDFWEMKLDAYQKNWSWRPYFLENIIRMRLNNKGLLSDLYNDIDKAVTIRTFSFPLQDNQFLFVDLKYEYLYDLNVHL; encoded by the coding sequence ATGGATCCACTTGAAATTTTATCAAATATACATATGCTTACACCATATTATCAAGCAGTTTTTAGCTCGGATGAGCATCGTGTAGTAGGGTATGAGTTGTTAGCGTATTTTAAAGGTGACCAACAGGATCTTCCTATTGGGAGCTTGTTTTTTGATTCATCTGTTCCTGAGGAATATAGAATTGAAATAGATGATACTGTTTTAGAGATGGCATTGTCAGACATGATTAAAGTAGATGGCAATTTAATTTTATTTATTAATCGTAATCCTAATTTGTTAATGCAAGGCCAAGGTGAATCAACTTTACAACTGTTGAAGAAATATGAGATTAAAGGTCTAAGGTTAACTAATATTGTTATTGAAATATCTATGGATGATTTTTCTGGAGATGTTGAGCAGCTGAGTCACCTCCTTCAGTACTACAAAACATACGGGTTGAAGATTGCGGTAGATGATATTGGAAGAAAAACAAGTAATCTTCAAACTGTAGGACGTTTATCTCCAAATATTATTAGAATAGACCTCCAAAAATTACGCTTACAAACGCAACTTGATACTTATGAGGATGTGTTATATTCATTTTCGTTGTTAGCAAGACGTGTTGGTGCCACAATTTTATATGAAGATATAGAGGCATCCTATCAATTACATTATGCATGGCGTAATGGTGGTCGGTATTATCAAGGATATTACTTACATAAGCCTACAAGGCAATTGGTTGAGGTCGATATTCTAAAAGAACGATTAAGAGAAGAATGTCATCAGTTTATTGTTTTTGAAAAAAATAGGATAAAAGCGTTGTATGAACTGAGGGATTTATTAAACGAAAGGACTCAAGCTGTAGTTTCTAAAATAAAGAAAGATTTACCAATCAATGATTGGCTACTAGAGATTGCAAAAGAATTACAAGATATTAGCTTTCGTCTATATGTGTGTAATGAAGATGGATTTCAATTATCAGCTAATGTAGAAAAATATGATGATTTTTGGGAAATGAAATTAGATGCATATCAAAAAAATTGGAGCTGGCGTCCGTATTTTTTGGAGAATATTATTCGAATGAGGCTAAATAATAAAGGATTATTATCCGACCTATATAATGATATCGATAAAGCAGTTACGATACGCACGTTTTCGTTTCCGTTACAAGACAACCAATTTTTATTTGTGGATTTGAAGTATGAGTATCTTTATGATTTGAATGTACACTTGTAG
- a CDS encoding DUF3993 domain-containing protein, which translates to MKKTSIITMIILIFLLLSIGQALANNTISNDDVFNFLQEASAAQLTLATDFHSLDDVNATLSSYFTEEYITEFTADHVYEEDEGYIVYGTDVSATFIPFFSYDDRTKVQWNESQSEIYVYEWFTYEDDSPYWFEDQFTVTVIQLSKTGWLISNQFSTKSDPLLLEKNEMRTVIVDQTSQQTDIHITEVKRHAQATIDSISIALAGFSIEKK; encoded by the coding sequence ATGAAAAAAACATCAATTATTACAATGATTATTCTGATATTTTTATTGTTATCAATAGGACAAGCGTTGGCGAATAATACCATTTCAAATGATGACGTTTTTAATTTTCTACAAGAGGCATCTGCAGCTCAACTTACTTTGGCAACAGATTTTCACAGCTTAGATGATGTTAATGCTACCTTATCTAGTTACTTTACTGAAGAGTATATCACTGAATTTACAGCTGATCATGTTTATGAAGAAGATGAAGGTTACATCGTGTATGGGACAGATGTATCTGCTACATTTATCCCGTTTTTTTCTTATGATGACAGGACAAAAGTGCAATGGAACGAAAGTCAAAGTGAAATATATGTATACGAGTGGTTTACTTATGAAGATGATAGTCCGTATTGGTTTGAAGACCAATTTACTGTTACAGTTATACAGCTCTCTAAAACAGGCTGGCTTATTTCTAATCAATTCTCAACAAAAAGTGACCCACTATTATTAGAAAAAAATGAAATGAGAACTGTAATAGTGGATCAAACTTCACAACAAACAGATATACATATTACAGAAGTAAAGAGACATGCTCAAGCTACAATCGACTCCATTAGTATAGCATTAGCAGGATTTTCAATAGAAAAAAAGTAA
- a CDS encoding MBL fold metallo-hydrolase: MLLSPQRLTDDIFLIDAYDLKRVGRTGSYVIKDDKITLIETSASPSVPYILEGLKQLNVNPEDISYIIVTHIHLDHAGGCGLLLDHCPNAKVIVHPKGARHLIDPSKLIAGAKMVYGKEFEKLFSPIIPIQEGQIIVMHDKDTLNIGTRNLIFLDTPGHANHHFSMYDPKSKGIFTGDTVGIFYHETQADNIRLYLPSTSPNQFNPEVMMHSIDKLADLEPSRIYFGHFGMTEDVEETFSQVKSWIPKFVETATSTLATCYDKPLSDQIIAIKNQLLHTVKEYSEVGKLPQAHPIFEILSLDLQVCAMGLIDYLKKKEMQA, translated from the coding sequence ATGTTACTTTCACCGCAAAGATTAACGGATGATATTTTCTTAATTGATGCATATGACTTAAAGCGTGTTGGCCGCACGGGATCCTATGTTATCAAAGATGATAAGATCACACTTATTGAGACATCTGCTAGCCCCTCGGTCCCATACATATTAGAAGGCCTGAAGCAGCTAAATGTAAATCCCGAGGATATTTCTTATATTATTGTAACACATATTCACTTAGATCACGCAGGTGGTTGCGGCTTATTGTTAGATCATTGCCCTAATGCCAAAGTGATCGTTCATCCAAAAGGGGCAAGACATTTGATCGACCCTTCCAAGCTTATAGCAGGGGCCAAGATGGTATATGGTAAAGAGTTTGAAAAGCTCTTTTCACCTATTATACCAATTCAAGAGGGGCAAATCATAGTCATGCATGATAAAGATACTTTAAATATTGGAACTAGAAATTTGATCTTCTTAGATACCCCAGGACATGCGAATCATCATTTTAGCATGTATGACCCTAAAAGCAAAGGAATTTTCACAGGAGATACAGTAGGAATTTTTTATCACGAAACTCAAGCAGATAATATAAGGCTATACTTGCCATCTACTTCACCAAATCAATTCAACCCTGAAGTGATGATGCATTCCATCGACAAACTAGCTGACTTGGAACCTTCTCGTATCTATTTCGGCCATTTTGGTATGACTGAGGATGTTGAAGAGACCTTTTCACAAGTAAAGAGTTGGATCCCTAAATTTGTCGAAACTGCCACTTCAACTCTTGCTACTTGCTACGACAAACCACTTTCAGATCAAATTATAGCCATCAAAAACCAATTGTTACATACAGTAAAGGAATATAGTGAGGTTGGGAAACTCCCACAAGCACACCCTATCTTTGAAATTTTATCCTTAGATTTACAAGTATGTGCGATGGGGTTAATTGATTATCTAAAGAAAAAAGAAATGCAAGCATAA
- a CDS encoding YkuJ family protein, whose translation MSQLLGIINRLQNMQEQGTINGDAPQRFFERDGVRMCSVSFHQHSNTFQLEIYKDGEKPKSYQFDNIDMIAIEIYDLLN comes from the coding sequence ATGTCACAGTTACTAGGTATTATTAACAGATTACAAAACATGCAAGAACAAGGTACAATCAATGGTGATGCACCACAACGTTTTTTTGAAAGGGATGGCGTTCGTATGTGCAGCGTGTCATTTCACCAACATTCAAATACGTTCCAACTTGAAATTTACAAAGATGGCGAAAAGCCAAAATCATATCAATTTGACAATATTGACATGATTGCGATAGAGATTTACGATTTATTGAACTAA
- a CDS encoding YueI family protein, producing MKENVEEYLDRGLQGTPELRRAERQEYLTVFRERIILALSDKQVRNARIYEPIVKEMKHYSKAHLYVDGELNYTYLSKYVKLAQGMGVPITIVNDVSTHTDIGLVLAVDYAIDKSEILIDDEKFQRGLK from the coding sequence ATGAAGGAAAATGTTGAGGAATATTTAGACCGTGGATTACAAGGCACACCAGAATTAAGGCGTGCTGAGAGACAAGAATACTTAACCGTTTTTCGCGAGCGAATAATCCTAGCATTATCAGATAAGCAGGTTAGAAATGCCCGAATATACGAGCCTATTGTAAAGGAAATGAAGCATTACTCAAAGGCTCACCTTTATGTTGATGGAGAATTAAATTATACATACTTGTCTAAATATGTAAAGCTGGCCCAAGGAATGGGGGTACCAATTACAATCGTTAATGATGTATCCACTCACACTGACATTGGCCTGGTTTTAGCTGTTGATTATGCTATAGACAAGAGTGAAATTTTAATTGATGATGAGAAATTTCAAAGGGGGCTGAAGTGA
- a CDS encoding ribonuclease H-like YkuK family protein, translating into MNEQDIAFYNVSEGHMSLETVVARMKQFIKMDPRCHYVISVGTDSQVHATETRFISALHIHRVGKGAWGCLKNFTVTRPITSLREKITLETALSQELACLLSDDYLEDITDILLQYAHEGADLSFEVHLDIGNKGATKDLIHDMTGRIAAMGFATKIKPDSYAATSYANRYTK; encoded by the coding sequence ATGAACGAGCAAGATATAGCGTTTTATAATGTTTCGGAAGGTCATATGTCGTTAGAAACGGTTGTTGCCAGAATGAAACAATTTATTAAAATGGATCCTCGCTGTCATTATGTTATTTCAGTAGGAACAGATTCTCAAGTTCACGCTACAGAAACTAGATTCATTAGTGCCCTGCATATTCATAGGGTAGGGAAAGGTGCTTGGGGCTGTTTGAAAAACTTTACAGTAACTCGTCCGATTACGAGTTTGCGTGAAAAAATAACTCTAGAAACGGCATTAAGTCAAGAGTTAGCATGCTTGTTGTCTGACGATTATTTAGAAGACATCACTGATATTTTATTACAATATGCTCATGAAGGTGCAGATTTAAGCTTTGAGGTTCATTTGGATATTGGCAATAAAGGTGCAACAAAAGATTTAATTCATGATATGACTGGACGGATTGCCGCTATGGGATTTGCAACTAAAATTAAGCCTGATTCTTATGCTGCGACTAGTTATGCCAATCGCTATACAAAGTAA
- the abbA gene encoding antirepressor AbbA, which yields MNSINEKAVWSRLTNDERELLLECLFNQKVAIDIVSAEISDMECERKQLDELKVKQLSSLYYRLCEEVF from the coding sequence ATGAATTCCATTAATGAAAAAGCTGTATGGTCTAGACTGACGAATGATGAACGTGAACTATTACTAGAATGTTTGTTCAATCAAAAGGTTGCTATCGATATTGTTAGTGCAGAAATTTCTGATATGGAATGTGAAAGAAAACAATTAGACGAGCTAAAGGTAAAGCAATTGTCATCTTTGTACTACCGACTTTGTGAAGAAGTATTTTAA